From the genome of Electrophorus electricus isolate fEleEle1 chromosome 14, fEleEle1.pri, whole genome shotgun sequence:
TGACACTCGACACTAATGACTCACAGAATGTATGTAGTAAGTTTCTATGTACACAAAGGACCTTGAGAAAATACAGCTGGCTCTGTCCCTTCTTGAACAGACTAACTGTGTTTCCTGCCCACACAGCTTGCCATCCAGATAAACACTCAGGTATCTGCATGTCAGTAGAACCTCAATGCCCTCACTCTGGATGATGACAGGGTTTGAGTTTTTGCCTTCATACAGAAGTCCAACACcatctcttttttcttttctggtgGTGGAGATGGCTAAGCTGACACTGCTAAAGCTGTCACTCAGGCTCCTGTATtcctcccccatcccccactAATACACCCCACAATAGCCATGTCACCTGAGAACTTTTGCAGATGACATGTCTCAGAGCTGTACCTGAAGTCAGAAGTGTAAAGGAAAAGGGAGCCAGAACAGTTCTCTGTAGTGCACCTGGGTTACTATGACATGCTCTGACATACAGCTTTTCAGCCACAGATACTTTGTGCCAGTAAGTCTGTGATCCAAGACACCAGGGCAATGTCCATCTGTGCAGCACTTATCATATGCCTTAGACATGTGGGCTGGATGGTGTTAAAGGCAGTTGAAAAGTCACAGAATATGGTCCATGGTGCTACCTGTCGAAACCAGGTAGGAGCAGGCTCTGTCTAGCATGCAGATAACTgcttcctccacccccacatATGGCTAAAGGGCAAACTGTAGAGAatctatcatcatcatcatcatcatcatcatcatcagtgttCTAAGGTGATTGAGAACAAGCTTTTCTGCAGTCTTCATCAGATGTAAAGTTAGTGCCACAGAGCTGTAGTCTTTCAGCTTCTTCAGGTTCTTTATCTTAGCTGCTGGTAACAGACAGGATGTCTTCCGAATCCTTGGGACCCATTAGTCTCAGGCTCAGGTTGTAGATCTACTGCAGCACTTCACAGAGCTGGTCTGAACAAGCATTCAGTACTTTAGAGCAGACATGATCAGGGCCTGCTGCCTTCCCTGCCTGTAGTCTCCTCAGCTTTCTACTCAACTGATCACTTGTAATAGATATAAGGGCAGACATCAGCGGAGGGGATGGGGAGAGCAGGGGTGGATCTTCATCACAGAGTGAGATGGTGGTGAAGACCCAGTAGATGAGATGTGAAAGGGGACCCTTAGAGATGGATGAATTAAGGACCTTTGGTCAAATTTGTTACAGAAGAGATTTGTTTTATGTGCCCTCCCCAAAGACTCCTCTATTTGTTGATCACAGGGACGTTTGTAGCCAGAGATTATTGTCAATTGATCAGACACCTCTTCCACTTTGCCCCTCTCCAGATTGTCCTCCACTTTCATGCTATAAGCCTTCTTACTCTCTTTGATTTTAAACTCAAGCTTCTATTTGTGAAACAATGTGTAAGGCCATCAAAGTCCAACTAATGGGATTCACGGAGTCACTCAGTGTATATGTACAAGGTTGTGGTCAGATTTGCCAAGGGAAAGGGCATGGTAGTACAGAAGTGTGGAGCTAAATGCATGCTTGACATTTGTATATAGTATGTCCAGAGTCTTAATTTGTATGGTGAGACATGTGACCAACTGGTTGACGTACATTAATCTAccttatataatgtattatatgattaattttgttggttgtttttgcCTAAGCAATACACTAGATAGAAAACCTTACTTGTAAGATTTTTAAGAATAAGCTAAGACAATTTTGGACTAAAACAACCCTCAATAATAAAGGATCACACtcttgcttgtgcatgtgtgacaaCCGGTCTTACATGGATGCACTTTTTCACATGGACACTTTACCAGAACCTGATACctgatataaaataatttataaaggCCTTCTGTGGCTTATGATACATGCAATAATAGTACAGTATTAATGAgcaaataatttgtttaataccTACTGGATTTCTTTTTAGATCATCCAAACATTCATGTGTACATAAGAAATGAGTGCGACCTAATAAGATGACTGGAATCAACTTTAGAATCCACACAGGGATGTATAAAACCAGGCCAACAGGTGCCATCTCCTCATTAATACATAAAGATGTATAACTCATTCATGCTCTACAAACAACATTTCACTACCTTCACTCTATCTCTAATCTCCCTACAGCCATACCAGACATGATGTCTTATTTGCGTAATATACATGGCATTTGGATGGAGACTCATTTGGATCAAGTAGGAACAAAGAACATAAATACTGTACACATTTTACAAATCATTATATGAAATCCTCGGGAGAAAGATGGTTAAATAAACTGGAGCTGTCCCTCAAATGGCATGCGGTTTGGAAAGAATTTTACTAGTGTAAAGACTGACATACGAAAATGCAATATTTCTTAATGGAAAGGTCTGGACCACATACCGTcgatataaaatattacaaaggaCAAACAACGACCTCTTAAGCCCCTATACTCCTTTCAACGAATCACACCCacaggcttttattttgaagaaatACTTTCAACATCCGTTTTAAGGAACCCTAGCTAGCTTAGCTGTCACGTGCTACTAGAACTAAAAGGTCGATAAACCTTGCAGCAGTTCCGAATATTTCACAATATTCTCTTTTAGCTACGTGCATCTGATCAGAGAGCAATTTAGCTAGTATATTTGCCTTGCAGATAAATCGGCTAGCCCTCTAAATTAATTCAAATGCTCATTAGATTTAGTTCATATAGACCTGAAATAGCCGAGTTTCACTTCTGCCTGGacaagctagctaacctagcgttGTCCCCATTCAAttacttttgacattttttgcaTAGGCTGTTAAACGttgcatttattatttagatAGCTAGCATACACAGCTAGATAATATTGAGTAACGCTAGCTAGGGTTAAGACCATATATAAGTATATAGCTATATGTGGGATTTATGCAGTCGGGACAGATATAACGTTGCTCagctaacgctagttagctaagatagATATGTAGCTGGTTTTATACTTGAATGATCTGTGGTGGCCAGTTTAGCTGGCTAGCCTTCATTAGCTGGGCTGTAGCTTTTAATCTTCCCTAGGGTTAGAGTTTTAGTAGTGCCACTTAAACTGGAATGTGATTTTCACATTAGCCAACTAGCTTCTTTTATACAAGGTAGCACCTGTGACATTTAAGCACTTAGCTTGCTAGTTAACTAGTTACATTTTCTAATAATCTTTCAGCTATGTGGCTAACTATCAGTTAGTTACATTTTCTAATAATCTTCCAGCTGTGTGGCTAACTAtgcttgcttgctagctagctaaattagtACTGAGGGTGGAGACATTGGTTGTAGTAAAATTCCTTGACATCGTTTTCACTGTTTAGATAGCTGGCAGCAAAGTTATAATGGATTTCACGGAATGCTATCAAGATACTTGCTCAACCGTAGCTCTTGCGGCTAGACGAGGAGACAGTAGACGAGTTTCTAAACTCATCAAGAAAGGCTACTCTGTAGACGTCAAAGACAACCGAGGGTGGACCGCTTTGCATGAGGCTGCAGCATCTGGGTCTTCAGAGTGTGTGCGGTTTCTTCTTGGTGCCGCTGGTGAGTTGCAACACGTTGATTCTTGTATTTGACTATAGCGTGTACTTTGGCTAGTCAGTCAGGAAAATGTGGATagttcaattacatttttaataatgtcaTAATCTCCGTTTCAGTATAAAGATATAGTGGCAATCATACTGaataataattgttttacaCGCGTCTGCATAACCTTCACTGGGACGTAAAGTGACCTGCGAAGACTACGTGAACTCGCTGACACACAACTCCGAAACACCTCTCTATTTCGCGGCCAAGAACGGACACCTGCGTGCAGTTAACAGGCTTATAAAGGGTGGTggagatataaaaaaaatgtccaaTGACCTTTCCAGCCCCCTTTTTGCAGGCAAGTCATTATACATTTTAGACATACATGCCTGCATAGTTTATTGATTGACATTTCATATGTATTGTTTCAATATATTTGGTTCTCCTGGTTTGTTTAAAGCTGTGGATGGTGGACATAAAGAAGTGGTGCAACTGCTAGTGAGTAAAGGAGCAGAGGTCAATGGAGCTCATTCCACCTCAGGCTGGTCCTGTCTTCATCAGGCAGTTTACAAGGTACTTTTAAACCAGAAGCCCCATGCTTTTGAAGTCTGCAGTCATGTAGTAAAGACCTGAATTATTACTTCTGGAAGGCAGTAGCGGTGTGAAAGTTATTCTTGCCTCTTTCCCAGGGCCACACTGAGATTGTGAAATTCCTGGTCAGCATTTGTTCTCTTGAGGCTGTGGATGACTACGGGATCACGCCGTTGTTCGTTGCTGCCCAGTATGGACGTCACCACTGTCTAGAAGTCCTTGTGAATGCTGGTGAGGGCACCTTTTCAATGATTAACTTGACTGTTCTGCATATATTGGGCTGCAAGTTCATTGCTTACTCTGGTCAATGGTAAGAACTACTTAAATTTTGGCGTTGCGATATCATGCTATATGACATTAGTTTTACCTCTTTTTTGGCATTGTTGGAATTTTCAGAGTTAGGTTCTGAGGGAGTATGTGTGGGGTTAGAAAATGGGCTTAAAAGAGAGGAACACAAGAAGCACAGCAGCATTTTTGTGAATATCACTGGTATACATCTTTATAATGGTGCAGGTGCAAATGTGAATTGCCAAGCAAATGACCTGGCCACACCGCTTCTCATTGCTGCTCAAGAGGGACATTTATCATGTGTGGAGCTTCTCCTGGCCCGAAAGGCAGACCCAAACCTCTATTGCAACGAGGACCAGTGGCAGCTTCCCATCCATGCCGCGGCCCAGTTCGCTCGTGTCAGGTGAGGGGGACGTGgtctgacaggtgtgtgtgtgtgtgtgtgtgtgtaaatcgcAACAGCCATGTGTGGCAATAGTTAGTACCCTTCTTAGTTGGATGTTATTGATACAGATGTGTAAAAGACATTAAGCCCTAATCAGGGtctgatgcatcacacacacacccaagaatGTTAGGATGCttacatacatatgtatttagCAAGCAGCATGGCTGTTGAAGAATTACTTCCTCTGGTCAAGCCATGAGTCAATACTAAAAGACCAGCACTTGCAGTTGAATTTGTTCGAATGGCTATGATGAAGTCTTGTTGAAGAGGTGGGGCGTGTTAGTGTAGCCTTTATAAAGCGAAGAATATtgggtgttggttttgttgtatTAATCCTTGTGTCTTCATTCCTTGTGACCACCTACAGCATTCTGGAGAAACTGATCTCTGTGACGGGCAGGGACTGTGACCAGGGTGAGGGGAAGGTCAGCCCCATTTATCTCTCAGTGCTTGGTGGTCAAGCGGACAGTCTTCGGCCGCTGCTCAGAGAGGGCTACAGCCCAGATGCCCAGAACTGCAGGCAGTTTGGATACTACTGCCCTCTGGACATGGCTCTGTGGTGCAACTCCTGGAAGTATGAACCCAGCTGCTTCTAACAGGCACCATGCACAACAGCACAGTGGTGTTCTTTTGTGATCTGTTACACCTCCCTCTTGCTCTGCCTCCCAGTTTAGATGGAGAATGCCACCAGAGCCGAGAGATCGCTCAGGTGCTGCTGGCTGCTGGTGCGCATGTTAGCCTGGCCACGTATGTCCTTGCCTTGCAGGGTCATGTACCTGAGCATCTGCCGCTGATCCTGGAGCATGCCGGCCTGCCCGCGGGTGAGGAGCTGTGGGCGCTGGTGCAGGCGGCCCTGGATGAATTGCCCAGTGCGCCCTTTTGGCTCCCCCTGCTGCTCAAAGCTGGACTCgacccctctctgctcctcaagCATAAAATGTAAGAAAGGAGAGCAGCGAGGCATTTGCCCAGCTGCTCCTCTCATGTTGATTTATGTTAACCATCGGCAATCTCGTTTACATAATGTCGTGTAAGTTGGAGGAAGCGAGGGAGGTGCTGTTTGCTTTAAGGCTAAAATGAATGGGGAAGGATGTTAGTTCTGCCACTCTTCTTCACATGTGTTATTCCCCATGTGGTGTTTTAATTGTATGCAGGCTTGAAGAGGCAGAGAGCAGGGTGCTTAATTTCTTGCTGGAGTTTATTAATTGGAAGTCTCTGCCCTCCACGAtgcttcacattctctctcGCCGTCGAGCTGAAGGCACTTGGACCCCACACGGACATTTTGGTAAACATCCTGTGAAAAAACAATATGGGAACAACCAAGCTGCACTCCCCTGCCCCTTTAATTACTATTAAAGTCTTTACAGTTTCCACCTATATATCATATAACACACATTTAGGCCTTTATACATTGTACAAGTTGTCTAATTCTGTCTTTCACTGGTAGAGTAATCTCTTTTTTCTGTGTACCAGAGAGTGTTCCTGCACTGACTCATCTGTGTCGACTGGCAGTGCGAGCTGCAGTGGGCAGTGATGCTCTGTCTAAACCCTCCTTTGTGCAGCAGCTGCCTATTCCCACACTGCTGCAAGACTACCTCCAGTTCAACGACATCTCCAGTGCCTACACCTACACAGCAGCCTGACTCACGCGCCGGGCTAATTAACTTCCCTTACTCGTTTCAATGCggtattttgtatatatgttaataaaacTTAAATGACCACCTACTGAAATTGGAATCCGGATCGTTTCATTAAACTGAAGTCAATTGATGTGTTTGGGAGAAGGGATGATTTCCTTCATATTCTTCCCAGCTCCACTCCCGTTCGTACGCAGCGGGCCTTCAGATGGAGCTGCCGTTCACGGTCACCTCTGCTCCATGTGTTTGGTCTGCCTCATTATCTCCTGCTCACTCTCACCAGCTTCCCTTACTACTGTCTCCAAGGTCACACAGGCATAAGATACATACTCCTTTCCAGTACTAATTATGGACTGAGGAACATAGATTAGGAGGCTGACATATCTGTTCTTTGAGTTATACAGTTTTATGGGACAGCATTCTTAGCTTTGATGGAAGAGAGGTGCATACTAAATGCTAGCAGAAAATTACCTCACATTGTAATTTCTCACATGATGCTTTTATAATATTTAGAAGAGTATGTTAAGTTTTATATCTGAGTATGTTTTTTCCTAATTTTGTTTCTGAGCATtgtattgttaaaatattttaacctTAACAGGAATCTTCACGTTTATGGATTAATTCAGGACTCAACAGGGATCAAGAGtagtcccccccaccccctcaacaTGTACTAACATGTAAGTGACTCAAGTCTGTTAGGCTACTTGTTCGATTTGTGCGCAGCTGCTGCAAAGTGGGAgcaaaggtttttatttatttattttgaataggCGATGAAAGTGGTTTGCAATACCCCCTGCAAACAGTAGGGGGAGAACATGTTTAAGCCTAGACAATGATGCATGAGGCAGTTTTGAACACTCCAAAAAGAGGAGCCATTTCAGCTCCCGACTCCTGGTTCTCTGAATTTTGAGGAAAACGGAGGTTGTGTCTTAGGAAGCTGGAGCCTAGTTCTAGACAATCAGGCTGCCTCTCTGTGGGAGACTCATGGAGGCAAGGTATCAGCAATCATGACTATTAAGGTCCCCTTGTGCTATAGGTAAGCTTAGGTCAAACAGGCTTTGATTTGCAATCAGGCTTTTGAGCTACAGTTGAAAGATTTCTCTCattctatctctgtctctttctctcttgctctcttgcatctgctaatatatatatatatttatttatcactgTTCCCATTTCTAACATCTTGTTGTAGAGGTAATGGAGCTATTTTGCACTTTGACCTTCCTCAATTTCCAGCAAGATGAGTTGTTTTAAAGATGTAAATAGTTAATGTCtgctaatgtattttttttctactttagGCCCAAATATCCCTGGTGATTTTGCAGAGGCTTCTTATTCGCCAAATGACTCTGATACAGATAAATGATGCCTAGAATAGGCTACATAGCCTACATAATTGATGCcacataatgtaaaatgtatcaATCCCTTGATGCAGTGTAGGTGTTCTATAAAACACTGATACTCTGCCCAGAGCAAATTCACCCTGTTTGACTCCTGAGCCTGGTATGTTGAACACTCACCACCtatcacactatgaaacatatTGGTGAACACTGCATGTAAAAAGAGACTTTGAGGTAGAGACACTAAGTGTGATCATACAGTGTGGAATGCAGCCAGCTCCGTTTCCATGGTGCTTTGTTCCATAAAGTGATGCTTACAAAAACAGAAGGATGTGTACGACCTATGTGTGCTTTCAGCTTTAACATGATGGGCTTTTAACAGACAACATTAATTTTAGTGTTTACTAGCTATCACTGTGCAGTTTTAAACTGAAGAATGTTAAAATG
Proteins encoded in this window:
- the asb3 gene encoding ankyrin repeat and SOCS box protein 3 isoform X1, which codes for MDFTECYQDTCSTVALAARRGDSRRVSKLIKKGYSVDVKDNRGWTALHEAAASGSSECVRFLLGAAVTCEDYVNSLTHNSETPLYFAAKNGHLRAVNRLIKGGGDIKKMSNDLSSPLFAAVDGGHKEVVQLLVSKGAEVNGAHSTSGWSCLHQAVYKGHTEIVKFLVSICSLEAVDDYGITPLFVAAQYGRHHCLEVLVNAGANVNCQANDLATPLLIAAQEGHLSCVELLLARKADPNLYCNEDQWQLPIHAAAQFARVSILEKLISVTGRDCDQGEGKVSPIYLSVLGGQADSLRPLLREGYSPDAQNCRQFGYYCPLDMALWCNSWNLDGECHQSREIAQVLLAAGAHVSLATYVLALQGHVPEHLPLILEHAGLPAGEELWALVQAALDELPSAPFWLPLLLKAGLDPSLLLKHKMLEEAESRVLNFLLEFINWKSLPSTMLHILSRRRAEGTWTPHGHFESVPALTHLCRLAVRAAVGSDALSKPSFVQQLPIPTLLQDYLQFNDISSAYTYTAA
- the asb3 gene encoding ankyrin repeat and SOCS box protein 3 isoform X2, with product MDFTECYQDTCSTVALAARRGDSRRVSKLIKKGYSVDVKDNRGWTALHEAAASGSSECVRFLLGAAVTCEDYVNSLTHNSETPLYFAAKNGHLRAVNRLIKGGGDIKKMSNDLSSPLFAAVDGGHKEVVQLLVSKGAEVNGAHSTSGWSCLHQAVYKGHTEIVKFLVSICSLEAVDDYGITPLFVAAQYGRHHCLEVLVNAEGHLSCVELLLARKADPNLYCNEDQWQLPIHAAAQFARVSILEKLISVTGRDCDQGEGKVSPIYLSVLGGQADSLRPLLREGYSPDAQNCRQFGYYCPLDMALWCNSWNLDGECHQSREIAQVLLAAGAHVSLATYVLALQGHVPEHLPLILEHAGLPAGEELWALVQAALDELPSAPFWLPLLLKAGLDPSLLLKHKMLEEAESRVLNFLLEFINWKSLPSTMLHILSRRRAEGTWTPHGHFESVPALTHLCRLAVRAAVGSDALSKPSFVQQLPIPTLLQDYLQFNDISSAYTYTAA